A genomic window from Deferrivibrio essentukiensis includes:
- a CDS encoding NADH-ubiquinone oxidoreductase-F iron-sulfur binding region domain-containing protein produces the protein MPITRKKIKSLSSIKNKENLSFFLNMAKDIQEKQGFLKNEDIKSLANRYGIADSVAISILSFYEMIKFEKSDVKYVCKAPGCNTYNGKDCNFINCLGLCDHNSPGIFNGEQVSFQSDKISKIGKTKILNSDNKNLYLLNIKDVEYYLDKLNKLLEVNPNNLIDNIISSNLTGKGGAGFPTGKKLQLTRQSKGEKIVICNADESEPFVFKDRGIIDNNPFAVVSGMILAAHMVNAKDIYIYIRGEYIKQKEILKETVDIFQNKFKGFNFTIVSGAGAYICGEETALLESIEGKRGHPRIKPPFPGESGLFNKPTIIQNVETMGWIFEILAERPSIADRRIFSIAGEVNSKGIFETDGSNSINEIVAKFAGGFANKENDYFAIIGGASGFFVNSKQFEKPLKKLLENKSGAGSIYIFSKYDKLKEIMLYILDFFAEQSCGQCNPCFLGYSKLKNLISNNRFEEAVNLSSSISKSTLCGLGKAGFQPVSSFIKIVEGEYFD, from the coding sequence ATGCCAATTACAAGAAAAAAGATAAAATCTCTTTCATCCATAAAAAATAAGGAAAACTTGTCGTTTTTTTTAAATATGGCAAAAGATATCCAAGAAAAACAAGGTTTTCTTAAAAATGAAGACATTAAAAGTCTCGCTAACAGATATGGCATTGCCGATTCAGTTGCAATTTCAATATTAAGCTTTTATGAAATGATAAAGTTTGAAAAATCTGATGTAAAATATGTGTGCAAAGCACCCGGATGTAACACATATAATGGTAAAGACTGTAATTTTATAAATTGCTTAGGGCTATGCGACCATAATAGTCCGGGTATTTTTAATGGTGAGCAAGTTTCTTTTCAAAGCGATAAGATATCAAAAATCGGCAAAACAAAAATTTTAAATAGTGACAATAAAAACCTCTACTTATTAAATATTAAAGATGTTGAGTATTATTTAGATAAACTTAATAAGTTATTAGAGGTAAACCCAAATAACCTTATAGATAATATAATCTCTTCAAACCTGACCGGAAAAGGTGGAGCAGGATTTCCTACCGGTAAAAAATTGCAACTTACAAGGCAAAGTAAAGGGGAAAAAATTGTAATATGTAATGCAGATGAGTCTGAGCCTTTTGTATTTAAAGATAGAGGCATAATAGACAATAACCCTTTTGCTGTTGTTTCAGGTATGATTTTAGCAGCTCATATGGTTAATGCTAAAGATATTTATATTTATATCAGGGGAGAATACATAAAACAAAAAGAAATTTTAAAAGAAACTGTCGATATTTTCCAAAATAAATTTAAAGGATTTAATTTTACAATTGTTTCAGGAGCAGGAGCTTATATTTGCGGCGAAGAGACAGCCTTATTAGAGTCTATTGAGGGTAAAAGAGGGCATCCGAGGATAAAACCTCCATTTCCGGGGGAATCAGGACTTTTTAACAAACCTACTATTATCCAAAATGTTGAAACTATGGGGTGGATATTTGAAATTCTTGCTGAGAGGCCATCTATTGCTGACAGACGAATTTTTTCTATTGCCGGTGAAGTTAACTCAAAAGGGATATTTGAAACGGATGGCTCTAACTCTATAAATGAAATTGTAGCTAAGTTTGCGGGCGGCTTTGCTAATAAAGAGAATGATTACTTTGCAATTATTGGTGGGGCTTCAGGTTTTTTTGTAAATAGCAAACAGTTTGAAAAACCATTAAAAAAATTACTTGAAAATAAATCAGGTGCAGGCTCAATATATATTTTTAGTAAATATGATAAATTAAAGGAAATAATGCTTTATATATTAGATTTTTTTGCTGAGCAGTCGTGCGGGCAGTGTAACCCTTGCTTTTTAGGCTATTCAAAGCTCAAAAATTTAATTAGTAATAATAGGTTTGAAGAGGCAGTCAATTTATCATCTTCTATTTCCAAATCTACTCTTTGTGGACTTGGCAAAGCAGGTTTTCAACCTGTATCATCATTTATAAAAATTGTTGAAGGGGAATATTTTGATTAA
- the fdhF gene encoding formate dehydrogenase subunit alpha, which translates to MIKITINGKDINTPEGITIFEACQRIGIEIPTICYDKYLPHIGRCKVCIVKADNRYVTSCNTKTYEGMNIITNTDELVEIRNTNIQLMFENVDFEKLPENLKKLAAANIKNITKNSSNQMVENLFFNFNPDLCFLCGKCVTACSNLQGRFIWNFRNKGVDLALNIGIDESFEDGGCEFCGTCVDFCPTGAISNKKKLSKVTTKCETICSYCGVGCQLDLSFDGENIISKPIQNGEKYSSLCVKGRYGNSYVLNSQRLKNPLVRRYLLENTSKKEALKDTDHELMEVSWEKALDIVSDKLIQIYKKYGGQALSFMSSAKCTNEENYLFQKLARQIFKTNNIDHCARLCHSSTVVGLIETVGSGAMTNGMDDIAENSKTVFIIGANVTEQHPVFGVMLRRAVMERKINLIVADPRFIDIAEFSDIYLNIKSGSDIYLINALCRIILENNWQDDTFIKERCENFEEFKKYILTFDVDEAVAKTGIDYEKLFQTAKLIATEKPTAAIWAMGITQHIYGVDNVIAISNLQLLTGNVGVKGGGLNPLRGQNNVQGACDMGGLPDVFPGYQKVIDKDVINKFHNLWQFENDLPLNNTPGYTVTEMIDNLDKNVKALYIMGENPAMTEPDIQKVTEKLKICDFLVLQDIFPTETSKFADVILPAATFAEKDGTFTNTERRIQRLSPLFKPLYNSKTDFEILNTLANIIISKMKLKPSGIYSSWNYKSYEDVMDEINATTPIYEQVSYKKIKKEKICWPVNSKYPNGTPILHTKSFSRGKGKFFAISPQMPHEITDENFPLILNTGREIYHWHGGELTRRVDELSKISDHPVVLIHPEDAKRYDIKDNSNVKIISKRGEIIAKAFLTERNQKGTVFGNFHFYEGNVNTLTAKALDPKAKIPQYKISAVNIQSI; encoded by the coding sequence TTGATTAAAATAACTATTAATGGAAAAGACATAAATACACCTGAAGGTATTACAATCTTTGAAGCATGCCAACGGATAGGCATTGAAATTCCAACTATCTGTTATGACAAATATCTGCCACATATCGGCAGGTGTAAAGTATGTATTGTAAAGGCTGATAATAGATATGTAACTTCTTGTAATACAAAAACATATGAAGGGATGAATATAATAACGAATACTGATGAGTTAGTAGAAATTAGAAATACAAATATACAGTTAATGTTTGAAAATGTGGATTTTGAAAAGCTTCCTGAAAATTTAAAAAAACTTGCTGCAGCAAATATTAAAAATATTACCAAAAATAGTAGTAACCAAATGGTTGAAAATTTATTTTTTAACTTTAATCCTGATTTATGCTTTCTTTGCGGGAAATGTGTGACGGCTTGTAGTAATTTACAAGGACGTTTTATCTGGAATTTTAGAAATAAAGGGGTAGATTTAGCACTTAATATCGGCATTGACGAATCATTTGAAGATGGAGGTTGTGAATTTTGTGGCACATGTGTAGACTTTTGCCCGACTGGTGCCATCTCTAATAAGAAAAAATTATCAAAGGTGACAACAAAATGTGAAACAATCTGTAGTTATTGCGGTGTGGGATGTCAGCTTGACCTTTCTTTTGACGGAGAAAATATAATTTCAAAGCCTATTCAAAATGGTGAAAAATATTCATCCCTTTGTGTCAAGGGGAGATATGGCAATAGCTATGTTTTAAATAGTCAACGTTTAAAAAATCCTTTGGTAAGAAGATATCTTTTGGAAAATACGAGCAAAAAAGAGGCTTTAAAAGATACTGACCATGAATTAATGGAAGTTTCATGGGAAAAAGCTCTTGACATAGTGTCAGATAAATTAATTCAAATTTATAAAAAATATGGTGGACAGGCACTTTCTTTTATGTCTTCAGCCAAATGTACAAATGAGGAAAACTATCTTTTCCAAAAACTTGCAAGGCAAATTTTTAAGACAAATAATATAGACCATTGTGCAAGACTCTGCCACTCATCGACAGTAGTCGGACTAATCGAAACTGTTGGCTCAGGTGCAATGACAAATGGAATGGATGATATTGCCGAAAATTCGAAGACAGTTTTTATTATTGGTGCAAATGTCACGGAGCAACACCCTGTATTTGGCGTAATGCTAAGAAGAGCAGTAATGGAAAGAAAAATAAATCTGATAGTTGCTGACCCGAGATTTATAGATATTGCTGAATTTTCTGACATATACCTTAACATTAAAAGCGGTAGTGATATTTACTTAATCAATGCACTGTGCCGAATAATTTTAGAAAACAATTGGCAAGATGATACTTTTATCAAAGAAAGATGCGAGAATTTCGAGGAATTTAAAAAATATATTCTTACATTTGACGTAGATGAGGCTGTTGCAAAAACAGGTATAGATTACGAAAAACTTTTTCAAACAGCAAAGCTCATCGCTACTGAAAAGCCGACTGCTGCCATTTGGGCAATGGGGATAACTCAGCATATTTACGGGGTGGATAATGTAATTGCCATTTCTAACCTGCAGCTTCTTACCGGAAATGTCGGAGTTAAAGGTGGTGGATTAAATCCGCTTAGAGGGCAAAATAATGTTCAGGGTGCCTGTGACATGGGTGGGCTTCCCGATGTTTTTCCGGGCTATCAGAAGGTAATTGATAAAGATGTGATTAATAAATTTCATAATCTGTGGCAATTTGAAAATGATTTACCACTGAACAATACCCCGGGATATACTGTTACAGAAATGATTGACAATTTGGATAAAAATGTAAAGGCTCTTTATATCATGGGAGAAAATCCGGCTATGACTGAGCCAGATATTCAAAAAGTAACAGAAAAACTAAAAATATGCGATTTCCTTGTGCTTCAAGATATATTTCCTACAGAAACTTCTAAATTTGCCGATGTGATACTTCCTGCTGCAACCTTTGCGGAAAAAGATGGCACATTTACAAATACGGAAAGACGTATTCAAAGGCTTTCTCCACTTTTTAAACCTCTGTATAACTCAAAGACAGATTTCGAAATACTTAATACACTTGCAAATATAATAATTTCAAAAATGAAATTAAAACCATCAGGTATTTATAGCTCATGGAATTATAAATCATATGAAGATGTAATGGATGAAATAAATGCTACTACCCCGATTTATGAACAAGTTAGTTATAAAAAAATTAAAAAGGAGAAAATTTGCTGGCCGGTAAATAGTAAATATCCAAATGGGACGCCAATTTTACATACGAAGTCTTTTTCAAGAGGGAAAGGGAAATTTTTTGCAATATCCCCTCAAATGCCGCACGAAATAACTGATGAAAATTTCCCTCTAATTTTAAATACAGGTCGAGAAATTTACCATTGGCACGGTGGAGAGCTTACAAGAAGAGTAGATGAATTATCGAAAATATCCGACCATCCGGTTGTGTTAATTCATCCGGAAGATGCAAAAAGGTATGACATTAAAGATAATAGCAATGTAAAAATTATCTCAAAAAGGGGTGAAATTATTGCAAAGGCATTTCTAACAGAAAGAAATCAAAAGGGTACAGTTTTTGGAAATTTTCATTTTTATGAAGGGAATGTAAATACGCTCACTGCAAAAGCTCTTGACCCAAAAGCAAAGATACCTCAATACAAAATTTCAGCTGTGAATATTCAGAGTATTTGA